A region of the Geitlerinema sp. PCC 9228 genome:
CGCGATGCTTCTTTTTCGTAGCGTTCGATGGCGTAGGGAATATTTTCCTGGGCAAAACGCTTAAAATGGGCAAGTTGCCCAAACATTGGACCCACACCACCCATTTGGAACATGAGCCATTCAATGACTTGGTAGCGGGATTTGGTATCTGCCGGCAGAAATTTCCCCGTTTTTTCCGCCAAATACATCAAAATGGCACCGGATTCAAATATGGTTAGGTCAGCGTCTTGGTCTACAATCGCCGGAATTTTGCCGTTGGGATTGATAGCTAAATATTCTGGTTTTTTCTGTTCTCCTTGGGTGAGATCGACTTTGTGGACATTGTAGGATAATCCCACTTCCTCCAGCATAATGGAGGCTTTGCGACCGTTGGGAGTTGAGAACGTGTACAGCTCAATCATAACTATTTAACCATTCAGTTGAAAAACGCCTACTTTCTATTCAAACAGCCCATGGGGAAAAATAGCAATCCCAACGAGCCATCTACAGGTTATGCTAGAAGGTAGACAATCAGCCTAGTTTGGAGGAACTGTCGGTGGGAACTTGGCGCGATCGCATGAACCAATGGCAAGGACGTACTCGTTTCGTCGTCTGTCGCATTTTCATCCATTTAGCGGGGGCAGAAGTAGCCCCCATACTAGGAGTTCTCAACCGTGCCGCCCAAGAAGCCGTAGACGCGGAAGGAGATATAGAAGTTTTGGGGAAAGGATTGACAGACATCTGCCAAACCTTAATCCAAAATCAAGTTTACTGGCGCGCCGCTGCCAACGAAGGGGATGTTTTTTGGCGGGAAGAAGAAGCCGGCGACTACGTGGAAGAACTTTTCACCGATTCCGCCCAAAGATATCTGAGTGCCCCCCTATCCGAACCGCCAGATAGCGGAGAACCCCTTTCCCTGCCAGCTACTCATAACCTCGTCGTTATGATAACTGTAGCTGCAACTGGGGAAACCCCCGAACTAGAAACAGATTTAGCCGACTGGGAAGCCTTGCAAGAAGGTCTAAAAACCCTAATTACCCTGCACCACCAAGAAAGACTGCGTGCCATTCAAGTTCATTTCTCCCCAGCACGTTTTGGTGAAGAAC
Encoded here:
- a CDS encoding glutathione S-transferase N-terminal domain-containing protein; translated protein: MIELYTFSTPNGRKASIMLEEVGLSYNVHKVDLTQGEQKKPEYLAINPNGKIPAIVDQDADLTIFESGAILMYLAEKTGKFLPADTKSRYQVIEWLMFQMGGVGPMFGQLAHFKRFAQENIPYAIERYEKEASRLCGVLDKQLSDRDYICGEYSIADMSTYPWIAICERLGVSMEEYPNLKRWLETIQQRPAVQRGMEVPS
- a CDS encoding DUF1517 domain-containing protein; this translates as MGTWRDRMNQWQGRTRFVVCRIFIHLAGAEVAPILGVLNRAAQEAVDAEGDIEVLGKGLTDICQTLIQNQVYWRAAANEGDVFWREEEAGDYVEELFTDSAQRYLSAPLSEPPDSGEPLSLPATHNLVVMITVAATGETPELETDLADWEALQEGLKTLITLHHQERLRAIQVHFSPARFGEELTEEQVLSNFPELIPL